Proteins from one Thermobifida alba genomic window:
- a CDS encoding methyltransferase family protein — protein MALAALLLHLLGLFLAFGVRTLTAHRRTGDTGFRRPDTTPFTAPWWGTVLFAGALATGLAAPVARLFAPDAAAPPPSVAGAGLALMLLGLVLVLISQNTMGASWRIGVDEDERTRLVTHGVFTLVRNPVFTGMGVLLTGQLLVLASALSAVALLVFVAAVQVQVRAVEEPHLLRTHGSAYRSYAARTGRFLPLVGRLHPEDR, from the coding sequence ATGGCACTGGCCGCACTCCTGCTCCACCTGCTCGGCCTCTTCCTGGCCTTCGGGGTGCGCACCCTGACCGCACACCGGCGCACCGGCGACACCGGGTTCCGCCGCCCCGACACCACCCCCTTCACCGCCCCCTGGTGGGGAACCGTACTTTTCGCCGGTGCACTCGCCACGGGCCTGGCCGCACCCGTGGCCAGACTGTTCGCCCCGGATGCGGCGGCACCGCCCCCAAGCGTGGCCGGCGCCGGGCTGGCCCTGATGCTGCTCGGCCTGGTCCTGGTGCTCATCTCCCAGAACACGATGGGAGCCTCCTGGCGGATCGGTGTGGACGAGGACGAACGCACACGGCTGGTCACCCACGGCGTCTTCACGCTCGTGCGCAACCCGGTCTTCACCGGCATGGGAGTCCTGCTCACCGGGCAGCTGCTCGTCCTCGCCTCGGCACTGTCGGCCGTGGCCCTGCTGGTCTTCGTCGCCGCCGTGCAGGTGCAGGTCCGCGCCGTCGAGGAGCCCCACCTCCTGCGCACCCACGGCAGCGCCTACCGCTCCTACGCCGCCCGCACCGGACGCTTCCTGCCCCTGGTGGGACGACTGCACCCTGAAGACAGGTGA
- a CDS encoding DUF488 domain-containing protein, which produces MDTAQIDIEVRRVYDEAVRDGSATRGRQVFLVDRVWPRGVRKAELGLDAWLRQVAPSGELRRWFGHDPARWEGFRDRYRAELAEEPEGMDVLVEAARQGPVTLLFAASDTERNNAVVVCSYLMERLGA; this is translated from the coding sequence ATGGATACCGCACAGATCGACATCGAGGTCCGTCGTGTCTACGACGAGGCGGTGCGTGACGGTTCGGCCACGCGGGGGCGGCAGGTGTTCCTCGTCGACCGGGTCTGGCCGCGGGGGGTGCGCAAGGCCGAGTTGGGGCTTGACGCCTGGCTCCGACAGGTCGCGCCCAGTGGGGAGCTGCGTCGGTGGTTCGGGCACGACCCCGCCCGCTGGGAGGGGTTTCGTGACCGTTACCGTGCCGAGTTGGCCGAGGAGCCCGAGGGGATGGACGTGCTGGTGGAGGCGGCCCGGCAGGGGCCGGTGACGCTGTTGTTCGCGGCTTCTGACACCGAGCGGAACAACGCCGTGGTGGTGTGTTCCTACCTGATGGAGCGGTTGGGGGCTTGA
- a CDS encoding TetR/AcrR family transcriptional regulator, with translation MQSVPSSEMDHRRRPRRRGKALDEAIFCAVVAELAENGYTRLSMETVAERARASKASLYRRWPSRVELMMDTVTRLLPDHEDPPDTGSLRGDLLALLRQAAAVLAGPAGEAMRGLLSDVLGDPERAAWLRSCAQRSGVMGTVVRRAVARGEVDAACVTPRRLETGQALLCHHFFLLSAPVSEAVVVEIVDEVLLPLLSAPPVRAGGR, from the coding sequence ATGCAGTCCGTTCCTTCCAGTGAGATGGACCACCGTCGGCGGCCCCGCCGTCGCGGTAAGGCTCTTGACGAGGCGATCTTCTGCGCGGTTGTGGCTGAGCTCGCCGAGAACGGGTACACGAGACTGAGCATGGAGACCGTGGCCGAACGCGCCCGGGCGAGCAAGGCCTCGCTGTACCGGAGGTGGCCCAGCCGGGTCGAGTTGATGATGGACACGGTCACCCGGTTGCTGCCCGACCACGAGGACCCTCCCGATACCGGGAGTCTGCGGGGCGACCTGCTGGCTCTGCTGCGTCAGGCCGCGGCCGTCCTGGCCGGCCCGGCGGGTGAGGCCATGCGCGGCCTGCTCAGTGACGTTCTCGGTGACCCGGAGCGTGCCGCGTGGTTGCGTTCCTGCGCGCAGAGGAGCGGGGTCATGGGGACGGTGGTCCGGCGTGCCGTGGCGCGTGGTGAGGTGGACGCGGCGTGTGTGACGCCGCGCCGGTTGGAGACCGGTCAGGCGCTGTTGTGCCACCACTTCTTTCTTCTGAGCGCTCCCGTGTCCGAGGCGGTGGTCGTGGAGATCGTCGACGAGGTGCTGCTGCCGCTGCTGTCGGCGCCGCCGGTGCGCGCCGGCGGGAGGTGA
- a CDS encoding DUF1772 domain-containing protein: MRLAAVVAATVVTGLLAGTFFGFAVGVMPGLARMGDRVVVGVMQRINEAILNPWFLVVFVSNPVLAAVAVGVCVGSPWTVVGWLVAALVCSVVSLAVTVRGSVPLNDALAAAGPVERLAEAEVARVRRRFEAGWVRFNVVRAVASTLALGCLVVGAVLL, translated from the coding sequence GTGCGGTTGGCCGCGGTGGTGGCGGCCACGGTGGTGACGGGACTGTTGGCGGGCACGTTCTTCGGGTTCGCGGTGGGGGTGATGCCGGGGCTGGCGCGGATGGGCGACCGGGTGGTGGTGGGGGTGATGCAGCGCATCAACGAGGCGATCCTCAACCCCTGGTTCCTGGTGGTGTTCGTGTCCAATCCGGTGCTGGCGGCGGTGGCGGTGGGGGTGTGTGTCGGGTCGCCGTGGACGGTTGTGGGGTGGCTGGTGGCGGCGCTGGTGTGCTCGGTGGTGTCGCTGGCGGTCACGGTGCGCGGCAGTGTTCCGCTCAACGACGCGTTGGCTGCGGCGGGTCCGGTGGAGCGGTTGGCCGAGGCCGAGGTGGCGCGGGTGCGTCGCCGGTTCGAAGCCGGCTGGGTGCGGTTCAACGTGGTGCGTGCGGTGGCGTCGACGTTGGCGTTGGGGTGTCTGGTCGTGGGGGCCGTGCTGCTGTGA
- a CDS encoding AraC family transcriptional regulator gives MDALLGLLRTPRARDAFLLRVILDPPWSLDVRDRAPLTLLAVAHGEAWLRPAHGPPRHLEAGDVAVVRGPDPYTVADSPTRHPRAVIGADQRCTTLHGAPLTETMGLGVRTWGTSTTGATMLLVGTYPTPTTVGRRLLAALPPLIVHPAPSHGPALTTLLIEETGKDLPGQQAVLDRLLDLALIAALRAWLTAPTGPVPAWYRAAQDPVTGRALALLHQDPARAWTVASLARAVGVSRATLARRFTALVGRPPMAYLTAWRLEWAADLLRDDPDSTVESVARTVGYTSPSAFSTAFKRHHGTSPHHCRRTRHAPAPEEPLP, from the coding sequence GTGGACGCGCTCCTCGGCCTCCTGCGCACCCCCCGCGCCCGTGACGCGTTCCTGCTGCGCGTCATCCTCGACCCACCCTGGTCGCTGGACGTGCGCGACCGCGCCCCACTGACCCTTCTCGCCGTGGCCCACGGCGAGGCCTGGCTGCGCCCCGCCCACGGCCCGCCCCGCCACCTCGAAGCAGGCGACGTCGCCGTGGTCCGCGGCCCCGACCCCTACACCGTCGCCGACTCCCCCACCCGACACCCCCGCGCCGTCATCGGAGCCGACCAACGCTGCACCACCCTGCACGGCGCCCCCCTGACCGAAACCATGGGACTGGGCGTGCGCACCTGGGGCACCAGCACCACCGGCGCGACCATGCTGCTCGTGGGCACCTACCCCACCCCCACCACGGTGGGCCGCCGCCTCCTGGCCGCCCTGCCCCCGCTCATCGTCCACCCCGCCCCCTCCCACGGCCCCGCGTTGACCACCCTGCTCATCGAGGAGACCGGCAAGGACCTGCCCGGCCAGCAGGCCGTCCTGGACCGCCTGCTGGACCTGGCGCTGATCGCGGCACTCCGCGCCTGGCTGACCGCCCCCACCGGCCCCGTCCCCGCCTGGTACCGCGCCGCCCAGGACCCGGTGACGGGCCGCGCCCTGGCCCTGCTCCACCAGGATCCGGCCCGAGCCTGGACGGTGGCGTCCCTGGCGAGGGCCGTCGGCGTGTCCCGCGCCACCCTGGCCCGCCGCTTCACCGCCCTGGTCGGCCGGCCCCCCATGGCCTACCTGACCGCCTGGCGCCTGGAATGGGCCGCCGACCTGCTACGCGATGACCCCGACAGCACCGTGGAGTCGGTGGCCCGCACCGTGGGATACACCAGCCCGTCCGCGTTCAGCACCGCTTTCAAACGCCACCACGGCACCAGCCCCCACCACTGCCGGCGCACCCGCCACGCCCCCGCACCCGAAGAACCGCTCCCCTGA
- a CDS encoding TIGR03085 family metal-binding protein: MERKAAVSLARAERAALCDLLVEVGPQAPTLCEGWTARDLAVHLVVRERRPWTARFGGARARARAEEVSFEELVAVLRQPPRWSLGGFGWVDRLVNTAELFIHHEDVRRARPQWQARELPRPQQAQLWRAVKPLAKVGLLRFRASVAVEAPGFGRVRAGRGGPGLRVVGPPSELALFVSGRQRVARQVRVIGPDALAEWLSGADLGW; this comes from the coding sequence GTGGAGCGGAAGGCCGCGGTGAGTCTGGCCCGTGCCGAACGGGCGGCGCTGTGCGACCTGCTGGTCGAGGTGGGGCCGCAGGCGCCGACGCTGTGTGAGGGGTGGACGGCCCGGGACCTGGCCGTGCACCTGGTGGTGCGGGAGCGTCGTCCCTGGACGGCGCGGTTCGGTGGGGCCAGGGCGCGCGCCCGCGCCGAGGAGGTGTCGTTCGAGGAGTTGGTGGCGGTGCTGCGGCAGCCGCCGCGCTGGTCGCTGGGCGGGTTCGGGTGGGTGGACCGGCTGGTCAACACCGCGGAGTTGTTCATCCACCACGAGGATGTGCGGCGGGCGCGTCCGCAGTGGCAGGCGCGGGAGCTGCCGCGGCCGCAGCAGGCGCAGCTGTGGCGTGCGGTGAAGCCGTTGGCCAAGGTGGGTCTGCTGCGGTTTCGGGCGTCTGTGGCGGTGGAGGCGCCCGGGTTCGGCAGGGTGCGGGCGGGGCGGGGTGGGCCGGGGCTGCGCGTGGTGGGTCCTCCTTCGGAGTTGGCGCTGTTCGTGTCGGGGCGTCAGCGGGTGGCCCGCCAGGTGCGGGTGATCGGCCCGGACGCGTTGGCCGAGTGGTTGAGCGGGGCCGACCTGGGCTGGTGA
- a CDS encoding OmpA family protein gives MARNRRVFSLIALLVAGCVLVSGCSVVVSWVSGEDRPVVREEFPYVKEGTIFQDTGQDTTMRFAITGLERTDEYTVLHYEITYPDEFEGANRNLSMTYTLVDPITGRVYRPYVDGQGLKYGSVSPNGNGLYPVFPGVTNEYRRYFPPLPEHVRQVTFVGSGLGAMTGIPVQDVEEERPEPESPNGGEHLSVDEPPASGETLTFANRRPDGDAVAAEGWVESFVDSEIASVTRDGDTETISLHSDVMFEFDRADLTPEAEAVVRRAAETLERNVDPDNPEIIVIGHTDGKGTEAYNDDLSVRRAETVRNLLVEEMGTGYTYVVEGRGSREPIAREGGPDDEQARARNRRVEFSYTIRMPDGGEEETDDGLGVAGQNVSWPAPFTDDPGDVVASVEREGVRLDVYPLRRDGAYVVGTVTFTNTTDEPLDPGLGGAAVAGGPERFSKGTLGGFQVVEPDSGLVRYVAQMNFGDGVYSGFAEEVHRLQPGRTYELVAVFSAPGSEVEQVTLRAGVFGEVPEVPVE, from the coding sequence ATGGCGCGGAACAGACGCGTCTTCTCGTTGATCGCGTTGCTGGTGGCAGGCTGTGTGCTGGTGAGCGGCTGCAGCGTCGTGGTGTCGTGGGTGTCCGGTGAGGACCGTCCGGTGGTACGGGAGGAGTTCCCCTACGTCAAGGAGGGGACGATCTTCCAGGACACCGGTCAGGACACGACGATGCGGTTCGCCATCACCGGTCTGGAGCGCACCGACGAGTACACGGTGCTGCACTACGAGATCACCTATCCCGACGAGTTCGAGGGCGCCAACCGCAACCTGAGCATGACCTACACCCTGGTCGACCCGATCACCGGGCGGGTGTACCGGCCCTACGTGGACGGGCAGGGGCTGAAGTACGGGTCGGTGAGTCCCAACGGCAACGGCCTGTACCCGGTGTTTCCGGGGGTGACCAACGAGTACCGCCGCTACTTCCCGCCGCTTCCCGAGCATGTGCGGCAGGTGACGTTCGTGGGCAGCGGGCTGGGGGCGATGACCGGCATCCCGGTGCAGGACGTGGAGGAGGAGCGGCCCGAGCCGGAGTCCCCCAACGGGGGTGAGCACCTGTCGGTGGACGAGCCGCCGGCGTCCGGGGAGACGTTGACGTTCGCCAATCGGCGTCCCGACGGCGACGCGGTCGCCGCCGAGGGCTGGGTGGAGAGTTTCGTGGACTCCGAGATCGCCTCGGTCACCCGTGACGGCGACACCGAGACGATCTCGCTGCACTCCGACGTGATGTTCGAGTTCGACCGGGCGGACCTGACTCCGGAGGCCGAGGCGGTGGTGCGGCGGGCCGCCGAGACGCTGGAACGCAACGTCGACCCGGACAACCCCGAGATCATCGTCATCGGCCACACCGACGGCAAGGGCACCGAAGCCTACAACGACGACCTGTCGGTGCGGCGCGCCGAGACGGTGCGCAACCTGCTGGTGGAGGAGATGGGCACCGGCTACACCTACGTGGTGGAGGGGCGCGGCAGCCGCGAGCCGATCGCGCGTGAGGGCGGCCCCGACGACGAGCAGGCGCGGGCCCGCAACCGGCGGGTGGAGTTCTCCTACACCATCCGGATGCCGGACGGCGGTGAGGAGGAGACCGACGACGGTCTGGGCGTGGCGGGGCAGAACGTGTCCTGGCCGGCGCCGTTCACCGACGACCCGGGGGATGTGGTGGCCAGTGTGGAACGCGAGGGGGTGCGGTTGGACGTCTACCCGCTGCGGCGTGACGGCGCCTACGTGGTGGGGACGGTGACGTTCACCAACACTACTGACGAGCCGCTGGACCCGGGGCTGGGCGGGGCTGCGGTCGCGGGCGGGCCGGAGCGGTTCAGCAAGGGCACGCTGGGTGGTTTCCAGGTGGTGGAGCCCGACAGCGGGCTGGTGCGCTACGTGGCGCAGATGAACTTCGGTGACGGTGTCTACAGCGGGTTCGCCGAGGAGGTGCACCGGTTGCAGCCGGGCCGTACCTACGAGTTGGTGGCGGTGTTCTCCGCGCCGGGCTCGGAGGTGGAGCAGGTGACGCTGCGTGCCGGGGTGTTCGGGGAGGTCCCCGAGGTTCCGGTCGAGTAG
- a CDS encoding pentapeptide repeat-containing protein — translation MKTAAQRLSHRTRRAWTAAKERWQAIPLRDRAAGAVIAGAAGALTWVAWPLVPFTARLLPDALPAGRLLAGAVLAVVVVGAWKTWRRQKGPVWLGWLILGAWGAAAAVVAGMVAVVWLLLGSPGLEVPERLSPQNLDAIATRAFAVVAGLGAVAALVISYRRQRLTEKAEERENTRLFTERFEGASEKLGSEHAAVRLAGVHALAHLADDAPTQQLRQMCIDVLCAYLRMPYDPEPGPLPEDATDEQRAEHQKRSLEFAAFREVRHTIIRTITTRLREDAPVSWQGCDFDFTGTVFDGGDFTRAHFTTGTVDFTRAHFTTGVVDFSGAEFSGGTVDFTRAKFTGSTVNFVGAQFTGSTVNFFGAEFTGGTVNFVGAQFTGGTVNFTDAKFTDGRVDFAGLLSASGTCPQGLREAAAKAKPGVLQLPPQWRPSSAD, via the coding sequence GTGAAGACCGCCGCGCAGCGGCTGTCCCACCGGACCCGAAGAGCGTGGACCGCTGCCAAAGAACGCTGGCAGGCCATCCCCCTCCGGGACCGGGCCGCCGGGGCCGTGATCGCGGGGGCGGCGGGAGCGCTCACCTGGGTGGCCTGGCCGCTGGTGCCGTTCACCGCCCGTCTGCTGCCTGATGCCCTCCCGGCCGGGCGACTGCTGGCAGGCGCGGTGTTGGCCGTGGTGGTCGTGGGGGCGTGGAAGACCTGGCGGCGGCAAAAGGGCCCGGTCTGGTTGGGCTGGCTGATCCTCGGTGCCTGGGGTGCGGCCGCCGCGGTGGTGGCCGGGATGGTCGCGGTGGTCTGGCTGCTGCTGGGCTCTCCCGGCCTGGAGGTGCCCGAGCGGCTCTCCCCGCAGAACCTGGACGCGATCGCCACCCGTGCCTTCGCCGTGGTCGCCGGCCTGGGCGCGGTGGCGGCCCTGGTCATCTCCTACCGGCGCCAGCGCCTTACCGAAAAGGCGGAGGAGCGGGAGAACACCCGCCTGTTCACCGAACGCTTCGAAGGCGCCAGCGAAAAACTCGGCAGTGAACACGCCGCGGTGCGCCTGGCCGGGGTGCACGCCCTGGCCCACCTCGCCGACGACGCCCCCACCCAGCAGCTGCGGCAGATGTGCATCGACGTGCTGTGCGCCTACCTGCGCATGCCCTACGACCCCGAACCCGGCCCCCTGCCCGAGGACGCCACCGACGAGCAGCGCGCCGAGCACCAGAAACGCTCCCTGGAGTTCGCCGCCTTCCGGGAGGTGCGCCACACCATCATCCGCACCATCACCACCCGCCTGCGCGAGGACGCCCCCGTCTCCTGGCAGGGCTGCGACTTCGACTTCACCGGCACCGTCTTCGACGGCGGCGACTTCACCCGCGCCCACTTCACCACAGGCACCGTGGACTTCACCCGCGCCCACTTCACCACAGGTGTCGTGGACTTCTCTGGTGCGGAATTCTCCGGCGGCACCGTGGACTTCACCAGAGCGAAGTTCACCGGCAGCACCGTGAACTTTGTCGGTGCGCAGTTCACCGGCAGCACCGTGAACTTCTTCGGCGCGGAGTTCACCGGCGGCACCGTGAACTTTGTCGGTGCGCAGTTCACCGGCGGCACCGTGAACTTCACCGACGCGAAGTTCACCGACGGAAGGGTGGATTTTGCTGGCCTTCTTTCCGCGTCTGGCACGTGTCCTCAAGGGCTGCGGGAGGCCGCCGCAAAGGCCAAGCCAGGAGTGCTGCAACTGCCCCCGCAGTGGCGTCCCTCCTCTGCGGACTAA
- a CDS encoding maleylpyruvate isomerase family mycothiol-dependent enzyme, with the protein MRQDRVLEVFRRECEALTDAVSGLSEAEWSLPTRCTPWTVRDLLGHVCVVIDWLPGMLEAPAPEGAGVSAADYYRPDDRFSPRTNSARIALAQSRAAESADGSALVGDFTATWRQVHRMCREQPVGRTVRTRHGDAMLLSEFLLTRVVEVAVHGLDLADALGRESWLTPSAGDAVLELLLGAEQRAAADLLGWDRPRFLRKATGREPLDGPEAARIEQLGIRWLALG; encoded by the coding sequence ATGCGTCAGGACCGTGTGCTCGAAGTGTTTCGTCGAGAATGCGAGGCGCTCACCGATGCTGTGTCAGGGCTGTCCGAAGCCGAGTGGAGCCTTCCGACACGCTGCACGCCCTGGACCGTGCGCGACCTCCTCGGGCACGTGTGCGTCGTGATCGACTGGCTTCCGGGCATGCTGGAGGCGCCGGCCCCCGAGGGAGCGGGGGTTTCCGCTGCGGACTACTACCGGCCGGACGACCGCTTTTCTCCTCGGACCAACAGTGCCCGGATCGCTCTGGCGCAAAGCCGGGCAGCGGAATCGGCTGACGGTTCCGCCCTTGTCGGGGATTTCACCGCGACCTGGCGGCAGGTCCACCGAATGTGCCGGGAGCAGCCGGTCGGCCGCACCGTCCGGACGCGTCACGGGGATGCCATGCTCCTGTCGGAGTTCCTGCTCACCCGAGTCGTCGAGGTCGCTGTCCACGGTCTCGACCTGGCTGACGCGCTCGGACGCGAATCCTGGCTCACCCCGTCAGCCGGTGACGCAGTGCTGGAGTTGCTTCTCGGCGCGGAGCAGAGGGCGGCCGCCGACCTGTTGGGGTGGGACCGGCCGCGTTTCCTGCGCAAAGCCACGGGCCGCGAGCCGTTGGACGGACCAGAGGCCGCGCGGATCGAACAGCTCGGCATCCGATGGCTCGCCCTGGGCTGA
- a CDS encoding tetratricopeptide repeat protein yields the protein MILSRAWTLSFLAPTWKQEANDLDQLVVLAAMTASIVALRLVGLVWQKISDPGGGRRDRFTDYPQNIGAKFALPRPPKELVGRKRELKALLARLAPTKTPRSTAGKRAASGVVISAMGGTGKTALALTAGAVAHRKQWFCAALFVDLRNPAPGAEPLSAEAALKVLLRQMDVKPEDIPHGLSKRSALYQKKLDDLARNDSKHRPVLVVADNANSTAQVHPLLPRSGGHRLMVTSRSGLPLTGIRHLDLNVLSPRAARRVLVSALPANDARAHDKAGLRHLVELCGYLPLALEIAAAHLTHNPHLTLKRLAERLEQAASRVNRLKNPDQDTDQAQVLREFFDPFLTLLDETEVRVFLLVASAPGPTTSTTTAAVMTGLAEDEVEQVLERLAAVRLLTQPAPGRWNAHDVLADYATTHPLHNHSQALTRLLDHYTDTARAADTRQEISGKRFTSLGAALVWLDRELDTLTTAALAAPALGHTRAAIHLSLALVNPLERECRFEDWEQVCRSAQNVARDSGDQDSEAAARYHLGRALERMDQFDEAADTYRRAADLYQQAGDASGEAAARSDLGRVLERVGRLDEAADAHRRTREFFHQRGNITGEAAAWSDLGQVLERMDRFDEAADAYRRSADLYQRERYFISEAAAWSDLGRALERMDQLSEAADAYRRSADLYQRERYFISEEAARDNLGRVLKRAGRVKEADRAFARAREIREQRHRPVHHGGTGTTGGGRRASSTGGGWGASSTGGDWGASATGGDGGGSGWG from the coding sequence GTGATACTGTCCAGAGCCTGGACGCTGTCCTTTCTCGCGCCCACATGGAAGCAGGAAGCCAACGATCTGGACCAACTGGTCGTCCTTGCGGCCATGACCGCTTCGATCGTGGCCTTGCGGCTGGTCGGCCTCGTTTGGCAGAAGATCTCCGACCCTGGTGGTGGGAGAAGGGACCGCTTCACAGACTACCCACAAAACATCGGCGCCAAATTTGCCCTGCCCAGGCCTCCCAAGGAACTGGTGGGACGCAAGCGGGAGTTGAAGGCACTGCTGGCCCGACTCGCCCCCACCAAAACACCCCGAAGCACAGCAGGAAAGAGAGCAGCCTCGGGGGTGGTGATCTCAGCGATGGGTGGGACGGGCAAGACCGCCCTGGCCTTGACCGCAGGCGCGGTTGCCCACCGCAAACAGTGGTTCTGTGCGGCGCTGTTCGTGGACCTGCGCAATCCCGCACCCGGAGCAGAGCCGTTGTCGGCAGAGGCGGCACTGAAGGTGCTGCTGCGCCAGATGGATGTGAAGCCTGAAGACATTCCCCATGGCCTGTCGAAGCGCTCCGCCCTCTACCAGAAGAAGCTGGACGACCTCGCCCGCAACGACAGCAAGCACCGTCCGGTGCTGGTGGTCGCCGACAACGCCAACAGCACCGCCCAGGTACACCCCCTGCTGCCCAGGTCGGGCGGGCACCGACTGATGGTCACCAGCCGCAGCGGCCTGCCCCTGACCGGAATTCGGCATCTGGACCTGAACGTCCTCAGCCCCAGAGCGGCCCGGAGGGTTCTGGTCTCTGCTCTGCCCGCCAACGACGCCCGCGCCCACGACAAGGCAGGGCTGAGACACTTGGTCGAACTGTGCGGCTACCTTCCCCTGGCGTTGGAGATCGCCGCCGCCCACCTGACCCACAACCCCCACCTGACCCTGAAGAGGTTGGCTGAACGCCTGGAACAGGCGGCCTCGCGGGTGAACCGGCTCAAAAACCCCGACCAGGACACTGATCAGGCACAGGTGCTACGGGAGTTCTTCGACCCCTTCCTGACCCTTCTGGACGAGACCGAGGTGCGGGTGTTTCTGCTGGTGGCCTCCGCCCCCGGTCCGACCACATCCACCACCACGGCCGCGGTGATGACCGGGCTCGCCGAAGACGAAGTCGAACAGGTGCTGGAGAGGTTGGCGGCCGTGCGCCTACTCACCCAACCCGCCCCAGGACGCTGGAACGCCCATGACGTGCTCGCCGACTACGCCACCACCCACCCGCTCCACAACCACAGCCAAGCCCTGACCCGGCTGTTGGACCACTACACAGACACCGCCCGCGCCGCCGACACCCGCCAGGAAATCTCCGGTAAGCGGTTCACCAGCCTGGGAGCGGCGTTGGTGTGGCTGGACAGGGAACTGGACACTTTGACGACCGCAGCCCTGGCCGCCCCTGCCCTCGGCCACACCCGCGCAGCCATCCACCTGTCTTTGGCCCTGGTCAACCCTCTGGAGCGCGAATGCCGGTTCGAGGACTGGGAGCAGGTCTGCCGCTCTGCCCAGAACGTCGCCCGAGACTCCGGTGATCAGGACAGCGAAGCGGCGGCGCGGTACCACCTCGGCCGGGCGCTGGAGCGGATGGACCAGTTCGATGAAGCTGCCGACACTTACCGCCGCGCTGCCGACCTCTACCAGCAGGCGGGCGATGCCTCCGGTGAAGCGGCGGCGCGGAGCGACCTCGGCCGGGTACTGGAGCGGGTGGGTCGGCTCGACGAAGCCGCTGACGCTCACCGCCGCACCCGTGAATTCTTCCATCAGAGGGGAAACATCACCGGTGAAGCGGCGGCGTGGAGCGACCTCGGCCAGGTACTGGAGCGGATGGATCGGTTCGATGAAGCCGCCGATGCTTACCGCCGTTCCGCCGACCTCTACCAGCGGGAGCGCTATTTCATCAGTGAAGCGGCGGCGTGGAGCGACCTCGGCCGGGCACTGGAGCGGATGGACCAGCTCAGCGAAGCCGCTGACGCTTATCGCCGTTCCGCCGACCTCTACCAGCGGGAGCGCTATTTCATCAGTGAAGAGGCGGCGCGGGACAACCTCGGCCGAGTACTGAAACGGGCGGGCCGGGTCAAGGAGGCTGACCGCGCCTTCGCCCGCGCCCGCGAGATCCGCGAGCAAAGACACAGACCGGTGCACCACGGAGGGACAGGCACGACTGGCGGAGGCCGGAGGGCGAGCTCGACTGGCGGAGGCTGGGGGGCGAGCTCGACTGGCGGAGACTGGGGGGCGAGCGCGACTGGCGGAGACGGGGGTGGCAGCGGCTGGGGGTGA
- a CDS encoding response regulator: MTIRVLVADDQAMVRGGLRRILEDQPDITVVAEAGDGAEAVELARRGRPDVCLVDIRMPRLDGLEVTRALAGPGVADPLRVVVVTTFDLDEYVYGALRGGAVGFVLKDAGPQLLVEAVRSAHAGDALISPSVTLRLLRHLTAAGTSARARPNPLSARETEVVRAVARGLTNQEVADQLFISLSTVKSHLSSIQSRLGLRNRVEVAAWAWENRLMDGE; encoded by the coding sequence ATGACCATCCGGGTGCTGGTGGCCGATGACCAGGCCATGGTCCGTGGTGGTCTGCGTCGGATCCTGGAGGACCAGCCCGACATCACCGTGGTCGCGGAGGCCGGTGACGGTGCCGAGGCGGTGGAGTTGGCGCGGCGGGGGCGACCGGACGTGTGCCTGGTGGACATACGCATGCCGCGCCTGGACGGTTTGGAGGTCACTCGTGCCCTGGCGGGCCCTGGGGTGGCCGACCCGCTGCGGGTGGTCGTGGTGACCACGTTCGACCTGGACGAGTACGTCTACGGGGCGCTCAGAGGCGGGGCCGTGGGTTTCGTCCTCAAGGACGCGGGGCCCCAGCTGCTCGTGGAGGCCGTGCGTTCCGCGCATGCGGGGGACGCCCTGATTTCGCCGTCGGTCACCCTGCGGCTCCTGCGCCACCTCACCGCTGCGGGCACGTCGGCCAGGGCACGGCCCAATCCGCTGTCGGCCCGTGAGACCGAGGTCGTCCGCGCCGTCGCCCGCGGCCTGACCAACCAGGAGGTCGCTGACCAGTTGTTCATCTCCCTGAGCACGGTCAAGAGCCACCTGTCCTCTATCCAGTCCCGTCTTGGACTGCGCAACCGGGTCGAGGTCGCGGCCTGGGCGTGGGAGAATCGGCTGATGGACGGCGAGTAG